The DNA sequence AAGGGCAAGTGTGGTTTTTCCGTTTTTTTCGTTACCATATATTACCCAAATTCCTCCCCGTTCTTGCTCCCCTAAAACCCTTTCCCAAATACCAGTGAATCTGAACGTTTTAAACTTTTTGTTTAAGAGTGTTTTAACCGTGATTCCTCTAGCCATCTATGCGCCTATTTTTATTAAGGTTTCTAAATATCGAAGTGTAGTTTCTTTACCAATGCATTTGTTTATGAGCGGCTTTATTTTGGTTTTATCGGGAACATTCGCGCTTGCTACTGCTCCGATTAACTCCGTGTAGTATGCTTGGCGGTCGGCTTTTCCATTTGGTACTAGCTTGATAAATTCGTCAGAAAAACGGCTGAATATTTCGGCGTATCCTACCTTTTGAGCGCTCAAACCTTTGTTTATTTTTCTTCTTAGTCCGTCGGCTCCCATCATGTACCAGCCGCAAGAGCCATCAGTGCCGTTCCAAATTCCTTTCAACTCCAAAAAAGCATCGTATTGTAAGTCACCCGCTTCGTCCAAAATGATTAAAGGGCGTTCTAAAGTGGTGATGTAATATTTTACATTTTCAAGGATTTCGTTATATTTACCGTGGTTATCAATACCAATTGTTTTGGCTAAAAGCTTAATGAATTGTTGTTTCGATTTCGCCTGAGAACAATCAACATAAAAAGTGTTTTTCATTTTACGGATGATGTGCTTTGTGCAAAATGTTTTCCCGATTCCACAATCATCTACTAAAACCATCGAACGGCTCAACTCTTTGCAAAAACTTAAGTTGTCTTCTATTTCACTATATACTGAGGTGCGAGCTACTTTCCAGTTGTCCTCAAAAACTTTTACTTGTAATTGTCGACCGATAGTAATCCAAGCCGTATCACTTAGTACTTTTTCGATTTCTCCTTTTTTAATTCTGCTAAAGATGGCATTGTTTATTCCTAAACTTTTAGAAAAGTCGGCATCTGAACCGCCGTAATTTCCACGTTTTTCTAAAATTGCAATTCTTACTTTTTCTTTAAATTCTGTGGTTAAGTTCATCCTTGTTTTTTTAATAGGTTAAAAATTAGATCGCCATCCTGACGTATTATTCTGCTTGGGTTTGTATATTAAATTATCTTCCTCGTCATCGGCGAATACTTCAACAAGTTCCTCACGTGGCTCGTAACGTTTGAGGTTTGGCATTCGGAAATTAGAGTTAACCGTTTTTGGGGTATTGTCCACAATGGCTATTTTTTCTATTTTGCTACGCTGGCGTT is a window from the Flavobacterium cupriresistens genome containing:
- a CDS encoding ATP-binding protein; translated protein: MNLTTEFKEKVRIAILEKRGNYGGSDADFSKSLGINNAIFSRIKKGEIEKVLSDTAWITIGRQLQVKVFEDNWKVARTSVYSEIEDNLSFCKELSRSMVLVDDCGIGKTFCTKHIIRKMKNTFYVDCSQAKSKQQFIKLLAKTIGIDNHGKYNEILENVKYYITTLERPLIILDEAGDLQYDAFLELKGIWNGTDGSCGWYMMGADGLRRKINKGLSAQKVGYAEIFSRFSDEFIKLVPNGKADRQAYYTELIGAVASANVPDKTKIKPLINKCIGKETTLRYLETLIKIGA